TAACACTCttaacgtagttcaaacttgatttgtttggtatgaaactcggcacacaacactaattagtatatatattattgttttgaaatggttaggattgaaaaaaatagtcatatgatcCTAGGATGAAATTGTTGTTCTAATATACTTCTATTCATTTTCATTCAGGTACTCATCTACAATGCACCTTTTCAGAGATGAAATTGTTCATGAGGTGGAGATTtctgataatgagcatcatagtgaTAATGATAAGGATTATGATCCTGGTATGGAGAAGGACATAAGTGATGATCATGAGTCCTATCTTAACCTCCTTGCTCTCATAAAATAATCTCACTTTGAGcccataaaaattcttaaacccTTTGTCGACCTCATAACCATCCCAACACAGCATCACCACAACTACAACATAATGAAACCAAACAAACAACCAAACTCCAAACAACTTGGCTCAAACAATTAAGCTCATGGATCTCGCAATCTAACAATTAATTTCGAATAAAGTGAATGGGGGATAATTTTTGGTTACAAATTATAGAGCTCAAATTACATGCACTGTTTGATAGAAGGTGATATGCGAGAATGTAAGGGAGGACGGCTAGGTGGGTTAAGGTATGACAATTTAGTGGAGCTAGAATTATAGAGAAGATAGAGAAAGGAATAGAGACATACTTGCGAATGCTGCGGCAAAGGATGAACAACAATAACAGCTGATGAACACTCACTCTCCTTTTGCCTAGACCTCCTTCACAGGTTATTGGCTAGCACTCACACATTTTCTTTTAGAGAGGGTAGGggtaaacaaaaatataaacaaaataaaaacaaaaaacctATAACAAAAGCATTAAATTCCTCGtctaagaaagcattaaaacTACACTCGGAAGCAATAAAAGCTACAACTAACAGGCGTAAACGCCCCCCATGCTTATCAAAAGCATTGTCCTCAATGCTTAACAACGTAGCAAAAGAACAaagacaaacaaaataaaagcaCACAGATCGGGGAAGTCTAAAATACGTGCCTTTACACTAAACACACACATAAAAgcgtaataaaaataaaataaaataaaaaataaatgaacaagTACGGGTTGCCTCCCTCAAAGCGCTTGTTTAAAGTCTTTAGCTCGAATCAGATCAATCCATGAAAATTAACTGGGCTCAAGATTATTGCAAAGGAAAATGTTCCTTTCAATGAGTTTCAATTCAACCCTTTCTAAGTACTTTATCTAAGTAGTCTCCTCGTCAACAAGGTCAACATTTTTAAAACTGTTATTCCTAACaagccttttctttttctttttcttaaaaaacttCTTTTTGAAAAATGTCTTTTTATGATTCTTGTTGGTAACACATTAGCGCTCTGAATGGATGAAACTTCACTATAAATTACCTTGGGAGGTGTAGAGCTCTCCCTTGTCACCTTCTTTTCCTTATGCATCGTCTCTTCGACTTGCAACTTAGTATCCTACAGAAACTTATCATCTTGCAATAGGTCATGTGTTAGATCAAAATTTTCATCACAAACACCTTTCCAACTCATCACCTCTTCACTCTCCTTAGTGCCTTCAAGAAAGGCTTCTAAAGCTTTAACATGTAACTCGTAGCTAGACTTAGTTGGAGTGTCCACGTGACACATAGATTCAACAAACACatgaaaataaaggaaaatatcTATATTAAATTCATGCTTTTCATCCCCTATTTCCATAACAATCCTACCTCTAGCAACATTTACCACAGTCCTCCAAGTTACCAAACATGGTCTCCCTAGAAAGATTGGGGGCTTAGGGTCCTCGAGCATATCTACAATTAAAAAATCACAAGGGACAACAGACCTTCCAATATCCACCGACACATCCATCAAAATCTCCTTAGGATAGATAAGACTACAATTGGCAAGTTGTAGTCTAGTCTCATAGGGGGCCAGTTTACCAACATTTTCTAGCTTCTTAAACAATGAATATGGCATCAAATTCACACCTGCACCCAAGTCACACAAAGCTTTGTTTATTAAAGTACCTCTAATAGTAACAAGAGTACTTAAATTACTGGGGTCTCCTAACTTAAGAACTGTGGTAGTCCCCCCATGCTTATTAGACAATAAGTCCTCAAACATCTTAGGAACCGTGGGTGCCTTGGCTTGAATGTCTAGAAAAGACGACTCTAAAGAGTTGTCTTTGAGTAACTTAAACTTCTCATACTTCTTCTCAAGTTTGGCTTGAGCCAGCTTTTGAGGGAAAGGGACACAATCAATTTTAATATCACGTATCCTAGACTTCTTTTCATTTTCACGGTCATTTCTCAATTTATTAGATTCAAAGCAAACAGTATTAGACTTGGTATTCACCAATTGGCTTCACTGAAGACATCTTCTGTAGACGAGTGTCAGCCAATTTGTTACCTTCCACCTCGATCACAACATTTATTTGATTGGGCTCCTTGCCTTTATGTTTAGGCTGGCCAGAAAACTGATTAGGAGCATGCATATTCTATTGTTGAGACAACTGTGTGATTTAAGTCTCTAGCATCTTCATATACGCGCTACTCGACTATATACGTGTCTGCATAAAATTTCTGAGCTCTGAAAGTTGTGACTCCACATTAGATGGTTGATGGTGGTGGTGCTGTGGGGGTGGATGGTTTGGTTGCTTGGGTCTTGGGACAAACCCAGGTAGGTTAAGCGGTGGTTGATATGGTGTTGGATTCCGCACATTTCACTCTTGTATAAGAAATTGGGTGGTTCTTTGTGCCTGCATTATATGTGTTAGAGATTGGATCCTTTATTGGCCTACAGTACAAAGCATGTACCTCCTCATAAACATATGGGCACGTGCTTGAATAGTGGCCAGAAACACCACAAGTATCACACATAGAAACATTATCAACCGAAGAACTACGAGTACTACTTCCATACTTACCTTAGCCCAAGAGAAACCATTTTTGGCCATGGTCTCATAGAGTCTCAAAACCTCCTTAGGCGACTTAGCATCCATATCACTATTACATGCTACGTTAACTGAGGACTTGTGCTCATCAAACAATCCTACATAAAAGGATTGGGTAAGCAACCAATCTACGAAAGTGATGAGCGCAACTCATTTGGAGGCCCTTGAACCTCTCCTAGGCCTCATGAAAGGACTTAAACTATTTCTGCTTAAAAGTTTGCAGTTGTGTTCTTATCTGTGATGTCTTCTTGGGAGGATAGAACTTGGCCAAAAATGCATTAGCCAGTCCTTCCCAATCTCAATAAATACTTGCAGGTTCAGATTTCAACCAAGCCTTGGCTTTATCCTTCAAACTAAAAGGGAAAAGCCTCATACAGACCGCCTCCTCATTTAAATCGTTGGCGGTTTATTGTATCACACCTCCATAAAGTCAGCAATGTGATCATGGGGATTTTCTAAAGGGTGTCCTCTGAACTGATTCTTCTCTATCATCTGAATGAGGTGAGGTTTCAGCTCGAAGTTCTCCGCATTGAAATTTGGTTTAACGATGTAGGGAATGGAACTTAGGGTAAGCGAAGGCGCACTCATACGGAcgaagttattattattctgGGCAATTCTTACCTGTCTTACATATTCTTTTCTAGCTCGCCTCCTGATTGCATTTAGTCTACGAGCTGTGGCCTCGATTTTAGGATCAAAATCTTCAAGAGACCGAGACCTTTTGCTCATTCAACAACAAACTCTtattagtgtctatgaaatgtcggattaattatgtgattaaatatgatcttgttaatctcataTTCTCGCTTTGTAGATTAATTATGACATTAAGACCCTATTAATTTGATTCTCACACgctatttttattgaaaaaattattaagaatctaacaaaatttaccctaaaacaaagttaatcctaatctcacacgATAATTCTATTGACTAGTCGACAAAGCATACTTAATTTAGGGTTAATGACACAATTCAATCACTTTAATCCTTATTTCATAGACACatttaataatcaaatcatacttgaactataggttcaaaccctaaccctaaaaatGGACCTACTCACTATTCATGGTGGAAACAATGAACACAAACGCTAATATGATACTAAAACATGAATAAATATGATGATATTAAAACTTGCAAGTAAAGCAATAATTAAACAAGAAGAAACACAACAATGAATCAAAAGACAAATTATGAAGAACAAAACGAATTCTTTATTGAAGGATGATTAATCGAAGACAATTAAAGTTCATTAAGGAAAGATTAAACTAGTATaagaaatcaaaaacaaacaaaattaaatgcAAAGGAAACTTACAATCTTCAAAGGAAGATTAATGGAAAACTTcatgaaaaactaaattaaaggaTGAATTAAAGAACAAAACTAATGGAAAGGATTAAAAGAGAGTCAAGAGGAAAAGAGGAAATCCCTAATTAGTTTTTAGGgccttatttatactaataaggacttaaccctaaaagctaattcaAAGACTAAAGAAAACACCTGCATGAAAATCCCTTGCAGAAAAACATTGACCCAAAGCCGAGTTGCTCGACCAAAATAGAATAAGAAAGCCGAGTCGGAATTTAAATGGTCTCTATTTCTTGCTCGATTTTCgaaattggacatataatatgtcgttgTATATctttgaagtctagtttccaatGCTACAAACCTTGCATCAATACGATCTTCCTATTAAAGGTTGTGACCAAAAGAgtagacatgtatcaaatttcacctcaaaacttttgtatTATAAAAATTCTTCTGCtctttgctcattttctttgtagaacatcttcaaccGAGCTAAAATCCCCTTAGTAAACTCTATCATTATTAAAACCATATGAATTATgtttaaaacaatcaaaaccactcaaaatcaacatgaataaccaaaatggatAAAGTAGCATacatcttcaaaataagcacgaaattactaacaacgaacatcATTATGAAGtataaatgatataaatatgtgcaaataattgcatttATCAGTAGATGTTGTCGATTTTCTAATTCACCATTTTTTTGAAACGAACCTAGtaattcattgataaaaatGTCATACGACATCTACAATAGAGTAACAATCgatcaaatacataacaattttaaaatttagtgAAACAAAATTCTATATAGAAAACGTCAAGATCATTATAAAGGAGATCCAACACTAAAGCATTCTCTCTATCACATCGCTGCTTGATAGCCTCCTCCGATGGGTCTTTTGATCTGGTGAATTTGAAATAGAGATAAGTTTGATACTATGGTTTGTATTAGCATAACTAAGACTCGTGATGACATCATACATGTTTTTACTATTGATTGATAACAAGATTTCAAACTCTCACCATGAGAGACTTTAAAACTCAACATATGGGTAGATTGAATCTAATAGATGAATAGAATAACTCTAATGTTGAGAGAATAAATTTCATTtgtaattaaaaacaaaaaagaagcaaaaataaagagattgaGGGCTATTGTTGATAGTAGCCCAAAAATTAACAATAGAGGCTAGggttttttgagagaaaagagaaggagagagatgagagagagagagagagaggctTTTTTGAACATTTTGATTGACTCACCATGTTTTTTAATCAATGTTTAGATTAGtaatatttcaaaatattttttaataagacACGAATTTTCTCCCTTCCTTAAcgtttttgtttcatttaagGTATCAGAAATTCAGATGTGTTACATGTGGGCACTTCAATTTCATTTTGTTCTCCAATCAATATgagacaaaatttaattttgatattttgctCTCTCTATTTCTTTTATAAGGAAGCGTTACACTTTCATTTTGATCTCTAATCGATGTGAAAAATATTTAGGCATAGTATTTCTATTTCAAAATTTACGAGTATATAAAAGATTGTatcaattattatttgtttCTAACAGCCCtataatcaaaattttgaattatcgattaataaataataatatagtagAATTTAGTTAGTTTAAAGTTTCAATGTaattaaataacacaaaaaaaaaaatttatatatgtctACTTTAGTGTGATCAATTGATTAGTTTATACTCTAATTTCATTCTAGTCAAATCAATTCTTTAGattaattttattcaaataaCTAGATGAAGTTTAGAGTATTCAATATCAATTATAGGCATAATTACAAGTTTATTTCACACTTATATATGATTAACATTACTACATACAAGTTTATTTCACacatatataattaacattACTACATTTACTCTAATAAATCGAGTTTCAGTTATTTAGCTTTCAATGATCCGCTTCATGATCAACTTATAGCGTACTATAAAATCTAATAGATAATTTAGTTTATAAAATTCACTATTTACAATAACTATTCACTTTAACAAACaaagtacttcctccgttcttatTTAGTTGCAACATTGCCTATTGGCATAAGTATTAAGAAATGTCATTGTCAAATGTATAATGTCTATAGTACCCCCTAATATTAGTAGGTAACAAGTTAATAATGTATAAAGTGAGAATAAAATAagggtaaaataaaaaattattaagttactTTTAGCTAAAAAAGGTAATGTTGCAAGTATTGTGAAATccaaaagagaaaagtgttgcaagtaaattgaaatGGAGGACGTATAAGGTCACAATAGTCTAATAGattatttttgttagtttttattaCTCTAATAGACTaaattttgataattgatttgtGTTGTAACTAGTTTCTCTTAAGTAAAATGACTGGCAACTTAGTATGATACTGACTTTATCCATAACAACTGTTGTCGAATTCTACTAGTAAATAAAGCCCAAACTCGATCTGTGTTCAGTACAATctaaccaattattaaccgatgacaatcATAGACCAATTGACACTCGATATGAACATGAACCGACATTGAACCAATGCAAACTCGATAGATCAAACAACACGTATCCGAAAAGTAACGAATTCAAAATAttaccgaaccgaataacactcATCCAAACCGATCCGACAACCTGAATAAACACCTTTATGAATATGAAATAATGGTGATTTAcacatttttgttttttcaatttttttatttaaaatttttttttaaaatatttgaaatcTTTTTATTCGTATATTctaatttcttattattattattattattattattattattattattattattatataagaaAGAGATGAAACAGTAAGTTTAAAATTAGCCTAAATTTTTAAAGGAATCTTAATTTGttattcaatatataaaaatacaaaagatTCAAACAATTATTACCTCCTCTAAATAATGAACCCAAATGCATGCTTAGGTCATAAAAGTAACTTGGGCATTTGATAGCTTCTCTTGGTTTTCTGATAGCTACAACCTGATTCAAGAAACTTGATTCTTTTCGAgtccaataataaaaaaacgcCGACTCTAAGTTCAATTACATAACTCGAGCTATTAGTGATAATGAATACTTTAGATGAAAATAGATTATCGAACTATCAGACTATCTAAACTTATAGTTATTAGTGATGGTGAATAAGCTTTAAGtctaaactaaaataaactgttacactatttattaatctatatattatactattattGACTTATATTTATTAACTATTAGTTATAATGAATAgtttaaagtaaaataaactaTGGAGCCGGtctaatttatttgattaatatattattgatgAAATTCCAAAGTTTAATTCAAAAAGAGTCATTTCTATACAAGATGAAACTAATCTAAACTActttattttatactattaCACTATAAGTATGtatttgtcatcatcaaaacgtTGACCATTAATATCTTGCACCCAGAAAAACACCAGATGGCTAAGGTCCTTCCCGTCTCCATAGCCATTCTTGTCGTCGCCATCAACATTTTTCCTAGCGATCCTGTCTCCATTTTTTGCGTCAGATTTCTAATGCCCTTGTCATTATATATCCTGAACTCTCTACAAcatttcaatattattattgtattattattattattattgaaatattattagtattttaatattaatgaacaaggattaagagTAAATAATTCTCCCTTGAGGTTGGAGGCTTTCAATTGGCCTAGCAGTTCCAGCTTCTTTGATTAAGCAGGGTTAGAATGAGAAAGGCCACAAGTTCCAGGACATGATCGAGGCAAGTTAGTTTGCTGAATCAATCAAGTGCCCCTTCATAAACATCAAGGAATAAGCTACACTTCAGATTTTGACGGAATAtacttaattaaaataaattttaaatatataggTTTTATTTGGGGAGGAATCCAATAAGAAGGGTGTCCAAAATGAGAAGCATAAGAAGCAttctctacacccttgattgaagtaagattaaaaaatttaagGTCACGATCGAGCAAAAAGCAATTAATTGTAAAAGTCACTATCTTACAcagaaaagatactatgttataaatttgaagaatgtttttaatttataatatagtatcattttttttgtttacgtAGTAACTAACAAAAAcaaagttgataggaggtcgaatactctctaaaaggggggtgaatagaggaTATGgacgtttaaaatttttgtctggagATTGTTTCAAGAGATTGAGGAACCTTtaaaaactgttttctggaacagttttgagtcaatatcactacaagaaaacttgtttttagcaacaacttttagcaacgactatatttttttcgttgcgaaaaatacaagttgttgcgaaatccgttgttgttgctaaataatcgttactataaaaaataaacttccccaccccttaaaataatttcccggtataacccaattttttacaacaaacaatttagttgttaaaattaaataaatagttCGTAACTGTATttattgttgcaaaaaatatttaaatatacagaTACAATAAAGTCGTTGCGAAAAcccttatactaataattttattttttcatttcccTCTCAAATCAAAACCCACCCCTCACATTCCGTCCCCATTTCCCTCCCAATTCAGAAACTCACGAATACATTCCCCTCACAAACCCGATTACCTCACGAACCCTATTCCCGCACACCATACCGCAGCCATTGCCGGAGTTTCAGCCTCCTTCTGCACACCGGTGCTGCCGCTACGCTGCAGCGTTGAACCGTTCAGCCACCTCTCAAAGAACCCACGacaggtagtttttttttttgccttttttttctttcaatttcttgttcttgtatcCTGTTGATTCCCTCAATTTAtgggttgttctttgaatttcttgggctttgttgtaattatcagatTACTATTAGATTACttgcatttttttattactattattttctgAGTGCTATTCATGTGGAATTAGCTAGTAGTGACTTGTGAATACGACGTAGAGTAGGAGGTGAACAAGCAATTTTCTGCATCTTTATTTGGCAGGACTGCTGTTTTGATTGCTTGGTTAACAGATATCTATTTAGAGGTGCTTGACTGTTTAGATTTCATATTGAATTGACTTCTTTTGTTGTCAGATATTGAACAATCTCTCCATTTTTACAAAGGTTTAGGCCTCCTATTTATAGAACTATGAGACCATCTAAAATTAGTTAAGACTAATGTTTTCACAACCAACAAAGAATAATGGCTAAAAATCAACACGTGACAAACATGTGCACGTTTTAAGTACAAATAGACAGAAAACAGAACACTGATTATTCTGGTATGATATCAGTTGACCAGGGGACCTTGAGCTCCCTTTCTTAGTGTCTTAATGTGATCTTTAGAAGGTACTTAAGGTTTGATGGAaaggtccatgtatagagattccaaaaCTACCCTTGTTGTCTCCTAGGATGCTCCGGTTGGCTCTGTGGAAGAGCTGCAATACGCTGGTCAGCAGGTGGTGGCTGCAGCTCTGTTTGTGCTGTTTGAAGCTTCTGTTCTATTTGCTTGTTGTTAGAAGTCTTCTTCTGACTTCTCTTGGTCTTGTAATACCTTTATGCTCATGTTTGGCCCATATTGGATACTAACATCATTAGTTTGTAGGACTTTCATATCAGGTTCATCAGGCATATTGATTCAATTATGGTCTTCAATGTTTGTCTTTGTTTGTGGTCTATTTATAATTCGATCAGGGATGATCGATTCATAGTTGATTGGTTAAGTTAATGGCCTT
This Amaranthus tricolor cultivar Red isolate AtriRed21 chromosome 13, ASM2621246v1, whole genome shotgun sequence DNA region includes the following protein-coding sequences:
- the LOC130798846 gene encoding uncharacterized protein LOC130798846 — protein: MHAPNQFSGQPKHKGKEPNQINVVIEVEGNKLADTRLQKMSSVKPIGEYQLAQAKLEKKYEKFKLLKDNSLESSFLDIQAKAPTVPKMFEDLLSNKHGGTTTVLKLGDPSNLSTLVTIRGTLINKALCDLGAGVNLMPYSLFKKLENVGKLAPYETRLQLANCSLIYPKEILMDVSVDIGRSVVPCDFLIVDMLEDPKPPIFLGRPCLVTWRTVVNVARGRIVMEIGDEKHEFNIDIFLYFHVFVESMCHVDTPTKSSYELHVKALEAFLEGTKESEEVMSWKGVCDENFDLTHDLLQDDKFL